A portion of the Sabethes cyaneus chromosome 3, idSabCyanKW18_F2, whole genome shotgun sequence genome contains these proteins:
- the LOC128742058 gene encoding fatty-acid amide hydrolase 2-B isoform X2, with amino-acid sequence MSYAIRRLLRGAMHVFSWFVIPYSYVVSTRIRRKHLPPLDDPLLQIPAVTLAAKIRSGQIKSEQVITAYINRCRQVNPILNAIVQDRFQQALEDARRIDQEIASGMKTEEQMAKETPILGVPITIKESLGVKGMSNTGGRKLKKRRIAEQDAPVIQQIKKNGGIILLVSNTPELCMCWETYNKCTGLTKNPYNLRRTVGGSSGGEAALISSAASLMGVTTDIAGSSRLPAAFVGVFGHKPSPFVVSPYGHHPSCEDETWGNFFTPGAMCRYAEDLPLLLQAMRDPEGTTVSLDTEVNLTDLKYYYMENDGPTGLTEPIQPDVRAAIEKVVNHFNAEKVNIKRLIWSLDISMCKMLRMKDIETIYTLQTDDQPNTTFGKEILKYLCGCSDSDLPSVAIGPMQHIIQNYIPNSRLTFLDEQTELLRKDFIDMLGTNGIFIYPVFPNTAHRHFEIYHKLVDTSYLMVFNTLGLPAASCMVGLDRNKLPMAVQIIASPGQDHLIFAVAKELERKYGGWVPPPVGK; translated from the exons ATGAGCTATGCCATCCGACGATTGTTGCGTGGTGCAATGCACGTGTTCAGCTGGTTCGTTATTCCCTACTCGTACGTCGTCAGCACCCGGATACGACGCAAGCATCTGCCACCACTGGACGATCCACTGCTCCAGATACCGGCCGTAACGCTAGCCGCCAAAATTCGAAGCGGACAGATCAAAAGTGAACAGGTCATCACCGCCTACATTAATCGCTGCCGCCAGGTTAATCCTATCTTAAATGCTATCGTGCAAGACCGCTTCCAGCAAGCTCTGGAAGACGCCCGGCGGATAGATCAGGAAATTGCGAGTGGTATGAAAACTGAAGAACAGATGGCGAAAGAAACACCCATTCTCGGTGTGCCCATCACCATCAAGGAAAGCCTAGGAGTCAAAGGTATGAGTAATACGGGTGGAAGAAAACTGAAGAAAAGGCGAATTGCTGAACAGGATGCTCCCGTAATCCAACAAATTAAAAAGAACGGAGGTATCATATTACTGGTTAGCAACACTCCAGAACTTTGCATGTGCTGGGAAACTTACAATAAATGCACCGGTCTAACAAAAAATCCATACAATTTAAGGCGAACAGTCGGAGGCTCTTCGGGTGGTGAAGCAGCTCTAATAAGCTCAGCCGCATCGCTGATGGGGGTTACCACGGATATAGCAGGATCTTCGCGGCtacctgccgcttttgtgggtgtttttggtcaCAAACCGTCACCTTTCGTTGTATCACCATATGGTCACCATCCATCGTGTGAAGATGAAACGTGGGGCAACTTTTTCACCCCAGGTGCGATGTGCCGATACGCTGAAGATCTTCCGCTCCTCTTGCAAGCAATGAGAGATCCCGAGGGAACCACTGTATCCTTAGATACAGAGGTGAACCTCACAGACCTGAAATATTACTACATGGAAAATGATGGTCCAACTGGTTTAACCGAACCGATTCAACCGGACGTACGGGCCGCCATTGAAAAAGTTGTAAATCATTTTAACGCAGAGAAGGTTAACATTAAGCGACTCATTTGGTCGCTGGACATTTCCATGTGTAAAATGCTACGAATGAAGGATATCGAAACCATCTATACTCTGCAGACTGATGATCAACCAAATACTACGTTTGGCAAAGAGATTCTCAAGTACCTATGCGGATGCTCTGATTCCGATTTACCGTCGGTAGCCATTGGCCCGATGCAACATATCATTCAGAATTATATTCCCAACTCGAGGCTAACATTTTTGGATGAACAAACCGAACTGCTGCGAAAGGACTTTATCGATATGCTCGGAACGAATGGAATTTTCATTTACCCTGTATTCCCAAATACTGCCCATAGACACTTCGAAATCTACCACAAACTGGTCGATACGAGCTATCTCATGGTGTTCAATACGCTTGGACTTCCGGCAGCGTCCTGTATGGTGGGACTGGACAGAAATAAACTGCCCATGGCTGTACAG ATAATTGCTAGTCCCGGTCAAGATCACCTGATTTTTGCAGTCGCCAAAGAATTAGAACGGAAGTACGGTGGCTGGGTGCCACCACCGGTTGGCAAATAG
- the LOC128742058 gene encoding fatty-acid amide hydrolase 2-B isoform X1, whose translation MLSYAIAAVEMLLELFTEGCRMARREFHKIMSYAIRRLLRGAMHVFSWFVIPYSYVVSTRIRRKHLPPLDDPLLQIPAVTLAAKIRSGQIKSEQVITAYINRCRQVNPILNAIVQDRFQQALEDARRIDQEIASGMKTEEQMAKETPILGVPITIKESLGVKGMSNTGGRKLKKRRIAEQDAPVIQQIKKNGGIILLVSNTPELCMCWETYNKCTGLTKNPYNLRRTVGGSSGGEAALISSAASLMGVTTDIAGSSRLPAAFVGVFGHKPSPFVVSPYGHHPSCEDETWGNFFTPGAMCRYAEDLPLLLQAMRDPEGTTVSLDTEVNLTDLKYYYMENDGPTGLTEPIQPDVRAAIEKVVNHFNAEKVNIKRLIWSLDISMCKMLRMKDIETIYTLQTDDQPNTTFGKEILKYLCGCSDSDLPSVAIGPMQHIIQNYIPNSRLTFLDEQTELLRKDFIDMLGTNGIFIYPVFPNTAHRHFEIYHKLVDTSYLMVFNTLGLPAASCMVGLDRNKLPMAVQIIASPGQDHLIFAVAKELERKYGGWVPPPVGK comes from the exons AATTATGAGCTATGCCATCCGACGATTGTTGCGTGGTGCAATGCACGTGTTCAGCTGGTTCGTTATTCCCTACTCGTACGTCGTCAGCACCCGGATACGACGCAAGCATCTGCCACCACTGGACGATCCACTGCTCCAGATACCGGCCGTAACGCTAGCCGCCAAAATTCGAAGCGGACAGATCAAAAGTGAACAGGTCATCACCGCCTACATTAATCGCTGCCGCCAGGTTAATCCTATCTTAAATGCTATCGTGCAAGACCGCTTCCAGCAAGCTCTGGAAGACGCCCGGCGGATAGATCAGGAAATTGCGAGTGGTATGAAAACTGAAGAACAGATGGCGAAAGAAACACCCATTCTCGGTGTGCCCATCACCATCAAGGAAAGCCTAGGAGTCAAAGGTATGAGTAATACGGGTGGAAGAAAACTGAAGAAAAGGCGAATTGCTGAACAGGATGCTCCCGTAATCCAACAAATTAAAAAGAACGGAGGTATCATATTACTGGTTAGCAACACTCCAGAACTTTGCATGTGCTGGGAAACTTACAATAAATGCACCGGTCTAACAAAAAATCCATACAATTTAAGGCGAACAGTCGGAGGCTCTTCGGGTGGTGAAGCAGCTCTAATAAGCTCAGCCGCATCGCTGATGGGGGTTACCACGGATATAGCAGGATCTTCGCGGCtacctgccgcttttgtgggtgtttttggtcaCAAACCGTCACCTTTCGTTGTATCACCATATGGTCACCATCCATCGTGTGAAGATGAAACGTGGGGCAACTTTTTCACCCCAGGTGCGATGTGCCGATACGCTGAAGATCTTCCGCTCCTCTTGCAAGCAATGAGAGATCCCGAGGGAACCACTGTATCCTTAGATACAGAGGTGAACCTCACAGACCTGAAATATTACTACATGGAAAATGATGGTCCAACTGGTTTAACCGAACCGATTCAACCGGACGTACGGGCCGCCATTGAAAAAGTTGTAAATCATTTTAACGCAGAGAAGGTTAACATTAAGCGACTCATTTGGTCGCTGGACATTTCCATGTGTAAAATGCTACGAATGAAGGATATCGAAACCATCTATACTCTGCAGACTGATGATCAACCAAATACTACGTTTGGCAAAGAGATTCTCAAGTACCTATGCGGATGCTCTGATTCCGATTTACCGTCGGTAGCCATTGGCCCGATGCAACATATCATTCAGAATTATATTCCCAACTCGAGGCTAACATTTTTGGATGAACAAACCGAACTGCTGCGAAAGGACTTTATCGATATGCTCGGAACGAATGGAATTTTCATTTACCCTGTATTCCCAAATACTGCCCATAGACACTTCGAAATCTACCACAAACTGGTCGATACGAGCTATCTCATGGTGTTCAATACGCTTGGACTTCCGGCAGCGTCCTGTATGGTGGGACTGGACAGAAATAAACTGCCCATGGCTGTACAG ATAATTGCTAGTCCCGGTCAAGATCACCTGATTTTTGCAGTCGCCAAAGAATTAGAACGGAAGTACGGTGGCTGGGTGCCACCACCGGTTGGCAAATAG